The following are from one region of the Flavimobilis soli genome:
- the rapZ gene encoding RNase adapter RapZ: MSEDKNPLTVPQGIPALEAAASAPEPERSQVVIITGMSGAGRTRAAAELEDLGWFVIDNLPPQMLTPLIEMSVHAGQTLTRFAAVVDVRGRQFFDQLQDVIEQMKQRDVDYRVMFLDASDDVLVRRYESVRRPHPLQGDGRLLDGITAERTLLRTIRAQADVVIDTSDLNVHDLGREVRAAIASEEEHPLRIHVVSFGFKYGLPMDADLVVDMRFLPNPYWVTELRHLSGRDEPVRDYVLGLPGAQQFIDRYVEALEPVLKGYLEEEKRFVTLAVGCTGGKHRSVAVSEEIGRRLRQAGHRVVVTARDLGKE; the protein is encoded by the coding sequence ATGAGCGAGGACAAGAACCCACTCACCGTCCCTCAGGGCATCCCCGCGCTCGAGGCCGCAGCCTCCGCGCCCGAGCCCGAGCGGTCGCAGGTGGTGATCATCACCGGCATGTCGGGTGCCGGCCGCACGCGTGCGGCCGCCGAGCTCGAGGACCTGGGCTGGTTCGTCATCGACAACCTCCCCCCGCAGATGCTGACCCCGCTCATCGAGATGTCCGTGCACGCCGGACAGACCCTCACCCGGTTCGCGGCCGTCGTCGACGTCCGCGGCCGGCAGTTCTTCGACCAGCTCCAGGACGTCATCGAGCAGATGAAGCAGCGTGACGTCGACTACCGCGTCATGTTCCTCGACGCCTCCGACGACGTCCTCGTGCGTCGGTACGAATCCGTGCGTCGACCGCACCCGCTGCAGGGCGACGGCCGCCTCCTCGACGGGATCACCGCCGAGCGGACGCTCTTGCGGACGATCCGGGCGCAGGCCGACGTCGTCATCGACACGAGCGATCTCAACGTGCACGACCTCGGGCGCGAGGTGCGCGCCGCGATCGCGAGCGAGGAGGAGCACCCGCTGCGCATCCACGTCGTGTCGTTCGGGTTCAAGTACGGCCTCCCCATGGACGCCGACCTGGTCGTCGACATGCGCTTCCTGCCGAACCCCTACTGGGTGACGGAGCTGCGCCACCTGTCGGGCCGCGACGAGCCCGTGCGCGACTACGTGCTCGGCCTGCCGGGAGCGCAGCAGTTCATCGACCGCTACGTCGAGGCGCTCGAGCCCGTCCTCAAGGGCTACCTCGAGGAGGAGAAGCGGTTCGTCACGCTCGCCGTCGGGTGCACGGGCGGGAAGCACCGCTCGGTCGCCGTGTCGGAGGAGATCGGCCGTCGGCTGCGCCAGGCCGGCCACCGCGTCGTGGTGACAGCGCGTGACCTCGGCAAGGAGTGA
- the uvrC gene encoding excinuclease ABC subunit UvrC → MTDPRTYRPKPGEIPTDPGVYRFRDEHGRVIYVGKARNLRARLANYFQDLSSLHPRTATMVTTAASVQWTVVRTEVEALALEYSWIKEFDPRFNVKYRDDKSYPYLAVTMGEEVPRAQVMRGAKRPGTRYFGPFGHAWAIRETLDLLLRVFPVRTCSAGVYRRAAQTGRPCLLGYIDKCSAPCVGRISTDEHRALAEDLCTFMSGDASRFIKALTAQMNEAAADMQYEQAARYRDAIQALQRALEKNAVVLADGTDADIFGLVGDELEAAVQVFHVRGGRIRGQRGWVVERVEDVTDAGLVTHLLQQVYGDVDTSDPDARRSVPREVLVPELPEDLDQVRTWLSGIRGAAVDIRVPQRGEKRELAETVRKNAEQALALHRSRRSGDLTTRSRALQEIQEALDLQSAPLRIECYDISNTQGTFQTASMVVFEDGLARKSEYRRFTIRGPEGKGAADDTAAMYEVITRRFKRYLTDRSESSDLELDLTDGDRQELAEHSSGEVDALVDEETGRPKRFAYPPNLVVVDGGQPQVAAAARALADLGIDDVALCGLAKRLEEVWLPGDDYPVILERSSEGLYLLQRVRDEAHRFALAHHRKRRGAAMTASELDGVPGLGPARKAKLLKHFGSLKRLRAASVEEIATVPGMGEKLARSVLEALAPPASAETSPAPAAASTPADDA, encoded by the coding sequence ATGACTGACCCGAGGACCTACCGGCCGAAGCCGGGCGAGATCCCTACCGACCCTGGGGTCTACCGGTTCCGCGACGAGCACGGGCGGGTCATCTACGTCGGCAAGGCCCGCAACCTCCGCGCCCGGCTCGCGAACTACTTCCAGGACCTGAGCTCGCTCCACCCGCGCACCGCGACCATGGTCACGACGGCCGCGAGCGTCCAGTGGACGGTAGTGCGCACCGAGGTCGAGGCGCTCGCTCTCGAGTACTCGTGGATCAAGGAGTTCGACCCGCGGTTCAACGTCAAGTACCGCGACGACAAGTCGTACCCCTACCTCGCGGTCACGATGGGCGAGGAGGTGCCCCGCGCCCAGGTCATGCGCGGTGCCAAGCGACCGGGCACGCGCTACTTCGGTCCGTTCGGGCACGCCTGGGCGATCCGCGAGACCCTCGACCTGCTCCTGCGCGTCTTTCCCGTCCGCACCTGCTCGGCGGGCGTCTACCGCCGTGCCGCGCAGACCGGCCGCCCGTGCCTGCTCGGGTACATCGACAAGTGTTCCGCGCCGTGCGTCGGGCGGATCAGCACCGACGAGCACCGAGCCCTCGCCGAGGACCTCTGCACCTTCATGAGCGGCGACGCCTCCCGGTTCATCAAGGCACTCACCGCCCAGATGAACGAGGCCGCCGCCGACATGCAGTACGAGCAGGCAGCCCGGTACCGCGACGCGATCCAGGCCCTGCAGCGGGCGCTCGAGAAGAACGCCGTCGTCCTCGCCGACGGCACCGACGCCGACATCTTCGGCCTCGTCGGCGACGAGCTCGAAGCGGCCGTCCAGGTGTTCCACGTGCGCGGTGGACGCATCCGGGGCCAGCGGGGCTGGGTCGTCGAGCGCGTCGAGGACGTCACCGACGCGGGGCTCGTCACCCACCTGCTCCAGCAGGTGTACGGCGACGTCGACACGTCCGACCCGGACGCCCGCCGCAGCGTCCCGCGCGAGGTCCTCGTCCCGGAGCTGCCCGAGGACCTCGACCAGGTGCGCACGTGGCTGTCCGGCATCCGCGGCGCGGCCGTCGACATCCGCGTGCCCCAGCGGGGTGAGAAGCGCGAGCTCGCCGAGACCGTGCGCAAGAACGCGGAGCAGGCGCTCGCGCTGCACCGCTCACGCCGTTCGGGTGACCTCACGACGCGCAGCCGCGCGCTCCAGGAGATCCAGGAGGCGCTCGACCTGCAGTCCGCACCGCTGCGGATCGAGTGCTACGACATCTCCAACACGCAGGGGACGTTCCAGACGGCGTCGATGGTCGTCTTCGAGGACGGCCTCGCACGGAAGTCCGAGTACCGCCGCTTCACGATCCGCGGCCCCGAGGGCAAGGGTGCGGCTGACGACACGGCAGCGATGTACGAGGTCATCACGAGGCGCTTCAAGCGCTACCTGACCGACCGGTCCGAGTCCTCCGACCTCGAGCTCGACCTGACCGACGGCGACCGTCAGGAGCTCGCCGAGCACAGTTCGGGCGAGGTCGACGCCCTCGTCGACGAGGAGACGGGTCGCCCCAAGCGCTTCGCCTACCCGCCGAACCTCGTGGTCGTCGACGGCGGTCAGCCGCAGGTCGCGGCCGCGGCCCGCGCGCTCGCCGACCTCGGCATCGACGACGTCGCGCTCTGCGGGCTGGCCAAGCGCCTCGAGGAGGTGTGGCTCCCGGGCGACGACTACCCGGTCATCCTCGAGCGCAGCTCGGAAGGTCTGTACCTGCTCCAGCGCGTCCGCGACGAGGCGCACCGCTTCGCGCTCGCGCACCACCGCAAGCGGCGAGGCGCCGCGATGACCGCGTCGGAGCTCGACGGAGTGCCCGGCCTGGGGCCGGCGCGCAAGGCGAAGCTGCTCAAGCACTTCGGCTCTCTCAAGCGCCTGCGGGCCGCCTCCGTCGAGGAGATCGCGACGGTGCCGGGGATGGGGGAGAAGCTCGCCCGGAGCGTGCTCGAGGCGCTCGCACCGCCTGCCAGTGCGGAGACCTCGCCGGCGCCAGCAGCGGCGTCGACGCCCGCCGACGACGCCTGA